A DNA window from Enoplosus armatus isolate fEnoArm2 chromosome 9, fEnoArm2.hap1, whole genome shotgun sequence contains the following coding sequences:
- the rab5ab gene encoding RAB5A, member RAS oncogene family, b: MASRGGATRPNGPNAGNKICQFKLVLLGESAVGKSSLVLRFVKGQFHEFQESTIGAAFLTQTVCLDDTTVKFEIWDTAGQERYHSLAPMYYRGAQAAIVVYDITNEESFVRAKNWVKELQRQASPNIVIALAGNKADLANKRALDFQDAQSYADDNSLLFMETSAKTSMNVNEIFMAIAKKLPKNEPQAAGASSGRNRGVDLTESAQPTSRPCCSN; encoded by the exons ATGGCAAGTAGAGGCGGAGCTACGCGACCCAATGGGCCAAATGCAGGCAACAAGATCTGCCAGTTCAAACTTGTGCTTTTAGGAGAGTCAGCTGTGGGGAAGTCAAGTCTCGTACTTCGTTTCGTCAAGGGACAGTTTCACGAATTCCAAGAGAGCACAATCGGAG CTGCCTTCCTGACTCAGACGGTATGTTTGGACGACACAACAGTCAAGTTTGAAATTTGGGACACAGCTGGTCAGGAGCGCTACCACAGTCTGGCCCCCATGTACTACAGAGGCGCCCAGGCAGCCATTGTTGTGTATGATATAACAAATGAG GAGTCATTTGTACGGGCGAAGAACTGGGTTAAAGAGCTTCAGAGACAAGCCAGTCCAAATATTGTAATAGCTCTGGCTGGGAACAAGGCTGATCTCGCAAACAAGAGAGCACTGGACTTCCAG GATGCGCAGTCATACGCAGATGATAACAGCTTGCTTTTTATGGAAACATCAGCAAAGACCTCTATGAACGTGAATGAGATATTCATGGCCATTG CAAAGAAGCTTCCCAAGAATGAGCCTCAAGCCGCTGGAGCCAGCAGCGGGCGGAACCGGGGAGTGGACCTGACAGAGTCGGCTCAGCCCACCAGCCGTCCCTGCTGCAGTAACTAA